The nucleotide sequence GTTTCATGGGTGGAATAGAATGTGCCTATCAATTACGAAACAAGACCGATTATTATATAGGATCGGCAGCCGAAGTTCTAGGAGCCGGAATGCCCTACTCGTTGACCATTCCAAAACTATTCGATTATCATCTCGATCTCAAAGATGTTTGCAATACAATCTATACTTATTACAATGCTCAAAGCGGAGCATATCGCACATCTACCGTGGGATTGGTGGACTGCCATAGATTGGAAGCATTAGCCGATAGTATCCATGAAATTTTCGAGGCTCATCGAAACGATGCCATGCCCGATATTTCCAATATCCAACATTTCGATCGTCAACCGCCATATATTTGTTTTGACTTACAAGATTTTCTATCGCAAATCGCTACTCCCGATGAAAATACAGGGTTGGAGCAAGCCCTCTCCCAAGCCATACTCTACCATGCGGCAACCCCTTCGGTCATGGGAGATGTCTCCATTTACAAACATTGCGGCCTGAGCTGCTACATTTTAGGAACAGGAAACACGACCCTCGACCGATATTATACGACCCTTGATTGGTACAAACGAGTCTATCCCGACAATAATTAAACTCTTAATTCTATTCATAATGTCAATTTTCAATTCTTTACAATCCTTACTGGCTCAAACGCCAGAAGTTCCGGCTCCGGAAGAGATCGCCCAAACGTGGCAACAAAAATTATCGGCACTTTCGTCTCTATCGTTCCAGCAATTCATGGAACAAGCCATCAGTGCCATATTACACGGAGCAGTAAAAATAGCTATCGCACTGGCTGTATTTTTTATCGGAAAGTGGATCATCAACCGTATCTATCATTTTATCTCCAAAGCATTCATACGCCGTAACGTCGAACTGTCCCTGCGGACCTTTCTACTCAGCTTGATACGCATCATCTTGATGCTTATTCTCATCGTTATCGTGATAGGAATACTCGGTATCAACACCAGTTCGTTTTTAGCCATATTCGCCTCTGCCGGACTTGCCATCGGTATGGCTTTGAGCGGTACGCTTCAAAACTTCGCAGGAGGGGTCATGATACTTCTGTTCAAACCCTATAAAGTCGGAGATTTTATCGAAGCGCAAGGTTACTCGGGAACTGTAAAGGAGATACAGATATTCAATACCATACTCAATACACCGGATAACAAAACGATTATCATACCTAACGGAGGATTATCGACAGGCAGCCTGAACAACTATTCCAAAGAGGGACGCCGACGTGTCGACTGGAAAATAGGCATCGCATACGGCGACGATTTCGATACGGCTCGCAAAGCCATTCTCGAACTACTTGCAGCAGACAAACGAGTATTCGATGACCCGGCTCCGTTTGTAGTCCTAAGCAGTCTAGCCGATAGTGCGATCGAAATAACCGTACGAGTATGGACAGCTTCCGAGAATTACTGGGGAGTATTCTTCGACTTTAACGAACAAGTCTACAAACAGTTTGACAAATACGGGCTGCACTTCCCTTATCCACAAGTAGATGTACACATGATACAAGACAATCAATAATCATCGTATCGAACGAGAAAGGGGCGAATAAATTTTTGCCCCTTTCTCGTTTTCTTATAAAACACGAACCCACGTATATAACAGTTTACCGATTTTTTATATATCCGTATCGTAAAACAGAGAAACAATGATAAGAGACGTAAAGCCACAAGATGCCACAGCAATCACAAAAATTTATAACGAATATATCACAAACAGTATAATTTCATTCGAAACCGAACCTTTAACCGAAGAAGATATGCTGTCACGTATCGTGCAAATATCGTCGAAATATCCCTATTTTGTCTATGAAACAGACGGCATAGTGGTCGGATACTGTTATGCCCATGCATGGAAAGAAAGAGCTGCTTATCGATATACAGCAGAAACAACCGTTTATTTATCTCCCGCATACACAGGCAGAGGCATAGGGACTCTGCTCATGCAAAAATTAATCGAAGAGTGCCGTAACAAAAATTACCGCGCATTGATAGCATGCATAACAGACGACAATATAGCCAGCAAGTCACTCCACATCAGACTCGGATTCAAACAAGTATCCCATTTCAAAAAAGTGGGACTAAAATTCGACCGATGGTTAGATGTCGTGGACTATGAATTATTACTAACGCCATAACACTATTTACACTCATTGTTTGAAGGAGGTTAAAAATTTGAAGATTTATAATTTTAATTCCTAAAAACGGCTCAACATTGAATGTCTTTTTATAACTTTACGGCAATAATAAGGTGTAAAAGGATTGTCTGTAAAAAATACATCTCCTTCTCACCGCGATAGCCTCATGAGGGTAAGGAATTTAAGGTAATCCTACCTCGTACACTTTCCCGGTTATATCGTCGAAAATATCTTTCTCGATTATATAATGGGGCATTAAGACAGATAAAAAATAAAAAACATATAAATGATAAGTAAATGGAATTACTTACCCCTTACATCAAACGAACAACAAATAGCCCGGACATTAGGGGACCGATATCCAAAGGTCCCTGCACTCTGTAAGCTACTCGCTCAACGAGGGGTTACTTCTGCCGCCGAAGCGGAGAAGTTTTTCAAGCCCCAGCTGTCCGATCTCCATGACCCGTTCTTAATGAGAGATATGGAAAAAGCTGTAGTTAGGCTTAATCGTGCATTAGGGAGTAAAGAAAAAATTATGATTTACGGAGACTACGACGTAGACGGGACGACTGCCGTATCTCTGGTATATAAGTTTTTACAAAACTATTATTCGGGACTCGACTACTATATCCCCGACCGTTATGAAGAGGGATACGGTATTTCCGACAAAAGTATCGACTATGCCGCCGAAAACGGTATCACGCTGTTCATCGCTCTCGACTGTGGCATCAAAGCCGTAGAAAAAATAGCTTACGCCAAAAGCAAAGGGATCGATTTTATCATCTGCGACCATCACATGCCCGATGACCAATTGCCTGATGCCGTAGCTATACTCAATCCCAAATTAGAAGGAGAAACCTATCCCTATAAACACTTATCGGGGTGTGGCGTCGGATACAAATTCATGCAAGGGTTTGCCATCAATAACGGTATCGACATAACTTCCGACCTAGAACCGCTGCTTGATCTCGTCGCCGTGAGCATAGCGTCAGACATCGTACCCATAACCGGAGAAAACCGAATCCTTGCCTATCA is from Barnesiella intestinihominis YIT 11860 and encodes:
- a CDS encoding mechanosensitive ion channel family protein encodes the protein MSIFNSLQSLLAQTPEVPAPEEIAQTWQQKLSALSSLSFQQFMEQAISAILHGAVKIAIALAVFFIGKWIINRIYHFISKAFIRRNVELSLRTFLLSLIRIILMLILIVIVIGILGINTSSFLAIFASAGLAIGMALSGTLQNFAGGVMILLFKPYKVGDFIEAQGYSGTVKEIQIFNTILNTPDNKTIIIPNGGLSTGSLNNYSKEGRRRVDWKIGIAYGDDFDTARKAILELLAADKRVFDDPAPFVVLSSLADSAIEITVRVWTASENYWGVFFDFNEQVYKQFDKYGLHFPYPQVDVHMIQDNQ
- a CDS encoding GNAT family N-acetyltransferase, with product MIRDVKPQDATAITKIYNEYITNSIISFETEPLTEEDMLSRIVQISSKYPYFVYETDGIVVGYCYAHAWKERAAYRYTAETTVYLSPAYTGRGIGTLLMQKLIEECRNKNYRALIACITDDNIASKSLHIRLGFKQVSHFKKVGLKFDRWLDVVDYELLLTP